A region from the uncultured Macellibacteroides sp. genome encodes:
- a CDS encoding polysaccharide biosynthesis/export family protein, with the protein MKLIKLTFFVAAMTALVSCGSTKNIPYLVDAEQLSEKQLQETARIYEAKIMPKDILTVTVNTTVAEAAVPFNLPLAPANANAINSTSISSGAGLQTYIVDNAGNIEFPVLGKLSVAGLTRVELQSLIKGKIYPEFLKEEPVVNVRFQNYKVSVLGEVARPGSFTVQNEQCTLFDALAMAGDLTIYGKRENVMLIREYANGTKSVYRINLQDRDLVLNPQLYYLQQNDVLIIEPNKTKARASSIGQSESFTISIVSTLISVATLIITSTK; encoded by the coding sequence ATGAAGCTCATCAAACTTACATTTTTCGTTGCCGCGATGACTGCCCTTGTCTCTTGCGGATCTACCAAGAACATCCCTTATCTTGTCGATGCAGAGCAGCTTTCGGAAAAGCAGCTGCAGGAAACGGCCCGTATTTACGAGGCTAAAATTATGCCTAAAGACATTCTTACCGTAACGGTAAACACTACGGTGGCCGAGGCTGCCGTGCCTTTTAACCTTCCACTGGCTCCGGCTAATGCCAACGCTATCAACTCAACCTCGATTAGTTCTGGCGCGGGGCTGCAGACGTATATTGTGGACAATGCCGGTAATATCGAATTTCCTGTGTTGGGCAAGCTCAGCGTGGCCGGACTTACCCGCGTGGAGCTGCAGAGCCTTATCAAAGGCAAGATCTATCCCGAGTTCCTTAAGGAAGAGCCTGTTGTAAACGTGCGCTTCCAGAATTACAAGGTTTCGGTGTTAGGCGAAGTGGCCCGTCCGGGATCTTTCACCGTTCAGAACGAACAGTGTACCTTGTTCGACGCCTTAGCTATGGCGGGCGACCTTACCATTTATGGCAAGCGCGAGAATGTGATGCTTATCCGCGAGTATGCCAATGGTACTAAAAGCGTGTATCGTATCAACCTGCAAGACCGCGACCTGGTTCTTAATCCCCAGCTCTACTACCTGCAGCAAAACGACGTGCTTATCATCGAACCCAACAAAACCAAAGCACGCGCTTCGTCTATTGGTCAGTCGGAATCGTTTACTATTTCCATCGTGTCTACCCTTATTTCGGTGGCAACGCTTATCATAACTTCAACCAAATAA
- a CDS encoding acyltransferase: METMIFDTRKDIIPWNSKLIRLLLFLNKFPYLRLLTLGLLKKKIKIPKSSSFNSNFYCHVPNIKCGENVGLADTYIIAYARVTIGNNVSFSFRNMIITSTHDIDDFYKIVASPIVIGDNVWITSNVTILSGVTIGANTIIGAGSVVTNDIPANVFAAGNPCRVIKSIKFNKNGRF, from the coding sequence ATGGAGACAATGATATTTGATACAAGAAAAGATATTATTCCATGGAATAGCAAACTTATTCGTTTATTATTATTTTTAAACAAGTTTCCATATTTAAGACTATTAACACTAGGCTTGTTAAAGAAAAAAATTAAAATTCCTAAAAGTAGCAGTTTTAATTCTAATTTCTATTGTCATGTTCCAAATATAAAATGTGGAGAAAATGTAGGTTTAGCAGATACATATATTATAGCTTATGCAAGAGTTACTATAGGAAATAATGTTTCTTTTTCTTTTCGTAATATGATAATTACTTCTACACATGATATTGATGATTTTTATAAAATAGTCGCATCTCCGATTGTTATTGGGGATAATGTGTGGATAACTTCAAACGTAACAATACTTTCAGGTGTCACAATAGGTGCAAATACAATAATAGGAGCTGGAAGTGTTGTTACTAATGATATTCCTGCTAATGTGTTTGCTGCAGGAAATCCTTGTCGAGTAATAAAAAGTATAAAATTTAATAAAAATGGAAGATTCTAG
- a CDS encoding sugar transporter — protein MEDSRTAKSFKNAKISLSFYFINLILSFFSRKVFIVFLGADVLGLNSTISNILVYLNLAELGIGYAIGYSLYKPMFDNNKQSVNEIISIQGWLYQKIALFVIFLSGIVLTLFPYIFGKTDLPLWYAYSTFIVLLSGSLFSYFFNYKQFVLVADQKEYKLTINIQGLKIVKVILQILAILYLQYGYIYWLAIEFLMSIFTSILLNTLVKKEYPWLKATPALGEKVKDKYPHILQKTKQLFFHKIANVVLTQSSPIIIYMYISLTMVTIYGNYLLIISGITLLVNSVFSSIGAGIGNLVAEGDDSKITSIFNELLTSRIWLVSALCFGIYQLSNSFIELWVGKDYILDNFSLICMLVIAFISLTRLVDLFIAAYGLYQDVWAAILEAFLNLSLSLLLGYFFGIQGILVGGVISLIVIALIWKPYFLFKFGFQKKCLSFYIVYFKCAALAIISFVISLILVDFLDYGSCKNYFEWIVNAAINILIYMLVSTPILYFSSYGIRCFIKRVKTAILN, from the coding sequence ATGGAAGATTCTAGAACTGCAAAAAGTTTTAAAAATGCGAAAATATCTCTTTCTTTTTATTTTATAAATTTAATTTTAAGTTTTTTTTCTCGAAAAGTTTTTATCGTATTTCTGGGTGCAGATGTTTTAGGTTTAAACTCCACGATATCAAATATATTAGTTTATTTAAATCTTGCAGAACTTGGGATTGGTTACGCTATTGGCTATTCATTATATAAACCGATGTTTGATAATAATAAGCAATCAGTAAATGAAATTATTTCAATTCAAGGGTGGTTATATCAAAAAATAGCTTTATTTGTCATTTTCCTTTCAGGAATAGTATTAACATTATTTCCTTATATTTTCGGAAAAACAGATCTTCCCTTATGGTATGCTTATAGCACGTTTATTGTATTATTGTCTGGATCATTGTTTAGTTATTTTTTTAACTATAAACAGTTTGTATTAGTTGCAGATCAGAAAGAATATAAATTGACCATTAATATTCAAGGACTGAAGATTGTAAAGGTTATACTACAGATATTAGCAATATTATATTTGCAATATGGTTATATTTACTGGCTGGCTATTGAGTTTTTAATGAGTATTTTTACGTCAATACTATTGAATACTTTAGTGAAAAAAGAATATCCATGGCTTAAAGCTACACCAGCTTTAGGCGAAAAAGTTAAAGATAAATATCCACATATTCTTCAAAAGACAAAACAACTTTTTTTCCATAAAATAGCAAATGTTGTTTTAACTCAAAGTAGCCCGATTATCATTTATATGTATATTAGTTTAACTATGGTTACTATTTATGGTAACTATTTGTTGATAATTTCCGGCATAACCCTTTTAGTTAACTCCGTTTTTAGTAGTATTGGTGCTGGAATTGGTAATCTGGTCGCTGAAGGTGACGATTCAAAAATCACTTCTATTTTTAACGAACTACTTACTTCAAGAATCTGGCTTGTTTCCGCTCTATGTTTTGGTATTTATCAATTATCAAATTCATTTATTGAATTATGGGTTGGGAAAGACTATATCCTTGATAATTTTTCACTTATATGCATGCTTGTAATAGCATTTATTTCATTAACGCGACTTGTTGATTTATTTATAGCTGCTTATGGTTTATATCAAGATGTTTGGGCCGCAATATTAGAAGCCTTTTTAAATTTATCATTATCGTTATTGCTGGGATACTTTTTTGGAATACAAGGTATATTAGTAGGAGGTGTTATTAGTTTAATTGTTATTGCACTAATATGGAAACCATATTTTCTATTTAAATTTGGTTTCCAAAAAAAGTGTTTATCATTTTATATAGTATATTTTAAATGTGCAGCTCTTGCAATAATATCATTTGTTATTTCTTTAATATTAGTTGATTTTTTAGATTATGGTAGCTGCAAAAATTATTTCGAATGGATTGTTAATGCTGCCATTAATATTCTTATTTATATGTTAGTAAGCACTCCAATATTATATTTTTCTTCTTATGGAATCAGGTGTTTTATCAAAAGGGTAAAAACTGCCATTTTAAATTAA
- a CDS encoding alpha-1,2-fucosyltransferase: MIYVILSGRLGNNLFQIATVSSLTKDFSFCLINDDQIKQVERYRDSIFKNIKTINGIPENIKYYKEPSFEYNKIPYIHGEDLIIDGYFQSEKYFKREIVLNLLKIPNNIRRDILNNYGDLLKKEVVSIHVRRGDYLKLPHALPFCGIKYYLKAIQYIGSDKVFLVCSDDIKWCKKNFKKGSFIFVENSSPLNDLYLQSLCSHNIISNSSFSWWGAWLNENPNKIVIAPQTWFGLSIKLKTDDLIPETWIRIPNNYSIGRYLFAQYKIIEDSIFNIIRNSFIYFYIKRYKKHTL; encoded by the coding sequence ATGATATATGTAATATTAAGTGGTCGTTTAGGAAATAATCTTTTTCAAATAGCGACTGTATCTTCTTTGACTAAAGACTTCTCTTTTTGTTTGATTAATGATGATCAAATAAAACAAGTAGAAAGATATCGTGATTCTATTTTTAAAAATATAAAAACAATCAATGGAATTCCTGAGAATATCAAGTATTACAAGGAACCTTCATTTGAATATAATAAAATTCCATATATACATGGAGAAGATCTTATAATTGATGGCTATTTTCAATCAGAAAAATATTTTAAAAGAGAAATTGTTTTAAATTTATTGAAAATACCGAATAATATAAGAAGAGATATTCTAAATAATTATGGAGATCTATTAAAGAAGGAAGTTGTAAGTATTCATGTTAGACGAGGAGATTATCTGAAACTACCTCATGCATTACCTTTTTGTGGCATAAAATACTATTTAAAAGCGATTCAATATATTGGCTCTGATAAAGTCTTTTTGGTCTGTAGTGATGATATTAAATGGTGCAAGAAGAATTTTAAGAAAGGGTCCTTTATTTTTGTAGAAAATTCATCTCCATTAAATGATTTATATTTACAATCACTATGTTCCCATAATATTATTAGCAATAGTTCATTCAGTTGGTGGGGAGCGTGGCTTAATGAAAATCCTAATAAAATCGTAATTGCGCCTCAAACCTGGTTTGGCTTATCTATCAAGCTTAAAACTGATGATTTAATTCCAGAAACATGGATTAGAATTCCAAATAATTATTCGATTGGAAGATATTTGTTTGCTCAATATAAAATTATTGAAGATTCCATTTTTAATATTATAAGAAATAGTTTTATTTATTTTTACATTAAGCGTTATAAAAAGCATACTCTATGA
- a CDS encoding glycosyltransferase: MKKKLTLIVNHPWDNVFFGKDVFLVPYYIGKIHNYDVKIVFPSNNLVEKTSWRDVEPYPILYKKKLTPFSFIFGLKLMWYLFLNAKHIDCFMRFHVTITTAIMIIIYKMLNRNGIAYLKVDNAGLIDFKYKKDVKSFIRSLLYKKMFSLVDNVSCETKLGLKMYTKETFGVDISSKLLYMPNGFDDEMRENLGIIVNDSINKENTMLTVGRLGTEQKNTKLLLDALNGLDLKDWKIYLIGPIDDYFKPTINVFFQNNPQLENKVIFPGNINSKKELWEYYNKSKVFLLTSRREGYPIVFGEALRFHNYIVSSELPSSIEIISKWGGKLFMQEDVKALHDILLSIIEGDLDINIYDDIDVSSECWCNIISKMPF; the protein is encoded by the coding sequence ATGAAAAAGAAATTAACACTTATTGTGAATCACCCTTGGGATAATGTGTTTTTTGGGAAGGATGTGTTTTTAGTACCTTATTATATTGGAAAAATTCATAACTATGATGTCAAGATAGTCTTCCCATCCAATAATTTAGTAGAAAAAACATCATGGAGAGACGTTGAACCTTATCCTATATTATATAAAAAGAAACTTACTCCTTTCTCATTTATATTTGGCCTCAAGCTAATGTGGTATCTTTTTTTGAACGCTAAACATATTGACTGCTTTATGAGATTTCATGTTACTATTACTACGGCAATTATGATTATAATTTATAAGATGCTGAATAGAAACGGAATAGCATATTTAAAAGTTGACAATGCAGGTCTTATTGATTTCAAATACAAGAAAGATGTTAAAAGTTTTATTAGATCTTTACTATACAAGAAGATGTTTTCATTGGTTGACAATGTTTCATGCGAGACAAAATTAGGATTAAAGATGTATACTAAGGAAACATTTGGTGTAGATATAAGTTCAAAGCTACTATACATGCCTAATGGTTTTGATGATGAAATGAGAGAAAATTTAGGTATTATTGTAAATGATAGTATTAATAAAGAAAATACTATGCTCACGGTTGGGCGATTGGGTACTGAACAAAAAAACACTAAACTACTTCTTGATGCATTAAATGGGTTAGATTTAAAAGATTGGAAGATCTATTTAATAGGTCCTATTGACGATTATTTTAAACCTACAATAAATGTTTTTTTTCAAAACAATCCACAACTAGAGAATAAAGTGATTTTTCCAGGTAATATTAACTCTAAAAAAGAATTATGGGAATATTACAATAAATCTAAAGTTTTTCTATTAACTTCTAGACGTGAGGGATATCCTATCGTTTTTGGTGAAGCCTTAAGATTCCATAATTATATTGTTTCTTCAGAATTACCTTCTTCTATTGAAATTATATCAAAATGGGGAGGGAAATTATTTATGCAAGAAGATGTGAAGGCACTACATGATATTTTATTATCTATTATCGAAGGCGATTTGGATATAAATATATATGATGATATAGATGTTTCATCTGAGTGTTGGTGCAATATAATATCAAAAATGCCTTTTTAA
- a CDS encoding acyltransferase: MLNFIFKFLGKVISEKRFYIFKRAETFIVSRIIRYWFCNVKGKISISLPFYINGAKYIRLGLNFRALGGLRLEAIGTYNGICYSPNIEIGDNVVLNNSCHIGAINEIIIGNNVVMASRVFITDHYHGNTTYADMQVLVQDRKLYSKGRVVIGNNVWIGEGAVILPNVTIGDNTIVAAHAVVTKDIPSNTVVAGCPAKIIHI; encoded by the coding sequence ATGTTAAATTTTATATTTAAATTCTTAGGAAAAGTTATTTCTGAAAAAAGATTCTATATTTTTAAAAGAGCAGAGACATTTATTGTTTCTCGAATAATACGCTATTGGTTTTGTAATGTTAAAGGAAAAATTTCAATTTCTCTCCCTTTCTATATAAATGGTGCAAAATATATACGTCTTGGTTTGAATTTTCGGGCTTTAGGAGGCCTTCGTTTAGAAGCAATAGGAACTTATAACGGAATTTGTTATTCACCCAATATAGAAATAGGAGATAATGTCGTTCTTAATAATAGCTGTCATATTGGAGCTATAAATGAGATTATTATCGGAAATAACGTTGTTATGGCTAGTCGAGTTTTTATAACTGATCATTATCATGGTAATACTACTTATGCTGATATGCAAGTATTAGTTCAAGATAGGAAATTGTATTCTAAAGGTAGAGTTGTAATAGGGAATAATGTTTGGATTGGAGAAGGGGCAGTTATTTTACCTAATGTTACAATAGGTGATAATACGATAGTTGCAGCTCATGCTGTTGTCACTAAAGATATTCCATCCAATACTGTTGTTGCAGGTTGTCCTGCAAAGATTATTCATATATAA
- a CDS encoding EpsG family protein encodes MNLSLLLLFFTVGVILTYTRKLYVKHTYIYLSIILSIFIGMRDLSVPDTEGYLEFFEQTLSNSLLDIPFFSFEPGFQLFTKLSKNIIGSNSFLYLYIISFVNFIIIYFSINNLKKILDLNQLSPSYLINFNTIEFFLLYASYWGLYYCAIVLRAGIALSILVYISTLVCLPSLSRSQKIQIVGLTILSCTFHITALFGVFAIIIIKTFRKLTNKSYLLLLLIASIIFLTRISTYIVEFLLQYLSLFFSLVADTDLKKLESYEDVQTSSQISFRYIFCLLIALFLIATKKMPLIYYKYLNVYIIGIIIGAIFSSIEAFARISDFFLIYSFILLGIRLCAIHDKNKRLASVALIVFIQFLFVYRTILGL; translated from the coding sequence ATGAATCTATCTCTGCTTTTACTTTTTTTCACAGTAGGCGTTATCTTAACTTATACTCGTAAATTATATGTGAAACACACATATATATATCTTTCGATAATTCTTTCGATCTTCATAGGAATGCGTGATTTGTCCGTTCCTGATACAGAAGGTTATCTCGAATTTTTTGAACAAACGTTATCGAATTCATTACTAGATATACCTTTCTTTTCATTTGAACCAGGATTTCAACTATTTACTAAATTATCTAAAAATATTATTGGTAGCAATAGTTTCTTATATTTATATATTATATCATTTGTTAATTTTATAATTATTTATTTTTCAATAAATAATTTAAAAAAAATTCTAGATTTAAATCAACTATCACCAAGCTATTTGATTAATTTCAATACTATTGAATTCTTTCTATTATATGCTTCATATTGGGGTCTATATTATTGTGCTATTGTATTAAGAGCAGGTATTGCTCTATCTATTTTGGTGTATATCTCCACTTTGGTTTGTCTACCGAGCCTATCTAGATCTCAGAAAATTCAAATTGTAGGATTAACAATTTTATCTTGCACATTTCATATTACTGCTTTATTTGGTGTTTTTGCTATCATTATTATTAAAACATTTAGGAAGCTAACTAACAAATCCTATTTATTACTATTATTGATAGCCTCTATTATCTTTCTAACAAGAATAAGTACTTATATAGTAGAATTTTTACTTCAATATTTATCTTTATTTTTTTCTTTAGTTGCTGATACTGATTTGAAAAAATTAGAATCATATGAAGATGTTCAAACTTCATCACAAATATCTTTTCGTTATATATTTTGTCTTTTGATTGCATTGTTTTTGATAGCCACGAAAAAAATGCCATTAATATACTATAAGTATTTGAATGTATATATTATTGGAATTATCATTGGTGCAATTTTTTCTTCTATTGAAGCTTTTGCTCGAATTTCAGACTTCTTTTTAATATATTCGTTTATTCTTTTAGGTATAAGGCTTTGTGCTATACATGATAAGAATAAACGTTTAGCGAGTGTCGCTTTAATTGTATTTATTCAATTTTTATTTGTTTATAGAACAATATTAGGATTATGA
- a CDS encoding glycosyltransferase → MIKNTETKRLSIIIVTYNSDDLIINCLESIFQYNDIYDKLEVIIVDNNSKNASAMFNKVKSLYNDEILLIHNKTNGGYGEGNNIGVKSATSPIILIMNPDVVLIQPIFKKILYAFERNDTAILGMQQYESNLRKSQSFLMLEESVKNLLLHKFYAKINKFNKSLFCLSGACFAIRKSVFNDVGMFDEQMFLYGEERLLHYKILSLKKWEVLYDKSIGYLHPKENREFSAKNIQMGLNSYIYVCNMLNFNIESKLKKMTNMYRFLWLYSFFHGDEIKLKFYSEIIKVIKYYNNKK, encoded by the coding sequence ATGATTAAAAATACCGAGACAAAAAGACTTTCAATTATAATTGTAACTTATAATTCTGATGATTTAATTATAAATTGTCTGGAGTCAATCTTTCAATATAATGATATATACGATAAATTGGAGGTTATTATTGTTGATAATAATAGTAAGAATGCTTCCGCCATGTTTAATAAAGTAAAAAGTCTTTATAATGATGAGATTTTATTGATCCATAATAAAACAAACGGAGGTTATGGAGAAGGAAATAATATAGGAGTAAAATCTGCAACAAGTCCGATTATATTGATTATGAATCCAGATGTAGTTCTAATACAGCCAATATTTAAAAAGATATTGTATGCGTTTGAACGAAATGATACAGCTATTTTGGGAATGCAGCAATATGAATCTAACTTACGTAAAAGCCAGTCCTTTTTGATGTTGGAAGAATCAGTGAAAAATTTGTTGTTGCATAAATTTTATGCCAAAATAAATAAGTTTAATAAATCATTATTTTGCTTATCAGGCGCCTGCTTCGCCATTAGAAAATCTGTTTTTAATGATGTTGGCATGTTTGATGAGCAAATGTTTCTATATGGAGAGGAAAGGTTATTACATTATAAAATATTGTCTTTAAAAAAATGGGAGGTATTGTATGATAAAAGCATTGGATATTTACATCCTAAAGAAAATCGCGAATTTTCTGCTAAAAATATTCAAATGGGACTCAATTCCTATATATATGTATGCAACATGTTAAATTTCAATATTGAAAGCAAACTTAAAAAAATGACTAATATGTATCGGTTTCTATGGTTATATTCCTTTTTCCATGGAGATGAAATAAAATTGAAATTTTACAGTGAAATTATCAAAGTAATAAAATATTATAATAATAAAAAATGA
- a CDS encoding nucleotide sugar dehydrogenase, whose protein sequence is MKDIIIGVIGLGYVGLPLARLFSTKYRTIGFDMNQSRVNSLNAGNDFTLEVADELLQDALKNGFICTTNVEKIKECNVYIIAVPTPVDENNRPDLRPLLKASETVGKVISKGDIIIYESTVYPGVTEEECIPVLENISGLKFNIDFYAGYSPERINPGDKEHTVEKIKKVTSGSTAEIATIVDDLYNSVLLNGTHKAPSIRVAEASKIIENSQRDVNIAFMNELAKIFNAMGIDTNEVIEAAASKWNFIKLKPGLVGGHCISVDPYYLIQKAQVYGVLPRIMSDARRLNDGMGDYVANQVIKLMNKKGVLVKDANILILGFTFKENCPDIRNTKVVDIYTTLLDYTRNITIYDPWAKKESVEREYGIQIISDNLNKFKNKFSAIILAVTHDEFKNLDFKEYLKSGGVIYDVKNFLPKEMVDARL, encoded by the coding sequence ATGAAAGATATTATAATTGGGGTAATTGGTCTAGGTTATGTCGGACTACCATTAGCGCGTTTATTCTCTACTAAGTATAGAACGATAGGTTTTGATATGAATCAATCTCGCGTAAATAGCTTAAACGCCGGGAATGACTTCACATTAGAAGTAGCTGATGAATTACTACAAGATGCATTAAAGAACGGCTTTATTTGTACAACAAATGTGGAAAAAATAAAAGAATGCAATGTTTACATTATTGCAGTACCTACACCTGTTGACGAAAATAATAGACCAGATCTTAGGCCACTACTAAAGGCAAGCGAAACAGTTGGTAAAGTTATTTCCAAAGGAGACATAATAATATATGAGTCTACAGTATATCCAGGTGTTACTGAAGAAGAATGCATACCCGTTTTAGAAAATATTTCAGGACTAAAATTTAATATTGATTTTTACGCTGGATATTCACCTGAGCGTATAAACCCGGGAGACAAAGAACATACAGTAGAAAAAATTAAAAAAGTTACATCAGGATCTACAGCTGAAATTGCAACAATTGTGGATGATTTATATAATTCCGTATTATTAAATGGAACACATAAAGCACCATCAATACGTGTAGCAGAAGCTTCAAAAATAATTGAGAATTCTCAAAGAGATGTGAATATTGCTTTTATGAACGAATTAGCAAAGATATTCAATGCTATGGGTATTGATACTAATGAAGTAATAGAAGCCGCAGCATCAAAATGGAATTTTATTAAATTGAAACCTGGTTTAGTAGGAGGACATTGCATTAGCGTTGACCCATATTACTTAATTCAAAAAGCCCAGGTTTACGGTGTTTTACCTCGGATTATGTCTGATGCCCGAAGATTAAATGACGGTATGGGAGATTATGTAGCAAATCAAGTAATAAAATTGATGAATAAAAAAGGAGTATTGGTTAAAGATGCTAATATTTTGATTTTGGGTTTTACTTTTAAAGAAAATTGTCCCGACATTCGTAATACAAAAGTCGTTGACATATATACAACATTACTTGATTACACTAGGAATATCACAATTTACGATCCTTGGGCAAAAAAAGAAAGTGTAGAAAGGGAATATGGGATTCAAATTATTTCTGATAACTTGAACAAATTTAAGAATAAGTTCTCTGCTATAATATTAGCAGTTACTCACGATGAATTTAAAAATTTAGATTTTAAAGAGTATTTGAAATCTGGTGGTGTTATTTATGACGTAAAAAATTTCCTTCCTAAAGAAATGGTTGATGCAAGGCTTTAA
- a CDS encoding glycosyltransferase produces the protein MKKKSSSVCCVFNYGSHYRTSVYQLMDKELKCDFYFGDYIPGNIKAMDYKSLIGFKNTLKNVWIIGNYYWQCNSVGIVFKPYKHIIMEGEPYCVSSWLILFLAKLSGKKTYTWTHGWYGRESVIKKLIKKIFFSMAHHILLYGDYAKELMLKEGFDTEKLTCIYNSLDYDNQLAIREKLKPSTIYSDYFKNGNKNLMFVGRLTQSKRFDLLLQALSKLKSQSYNFNLTLIGNGEAKEKLMILTKKLGLENNVWFYGACYDDQELSALIYNADICVSPGNIGLTAMHAMVYGTPVITHDNYKYQGPEFEAVRDGITGTFFEYGNSDSLAESIIRWFKKSTDRDAIRKNCYNIIDTRYNPHCQVSHLKKIINE, from the coding sequence ATGAAAAAAAAGAGCTCTAGTGTATGCTGTGTTTTTAATTATGGAAGCCACTATAGAACATCTGTTTACCAACTGATGGACAAAGAACTGAAATGTGATTTTTATTTTGGAGACTATATACCAGGTAATATTAAAGCGATGGATTATAAATCGCTAATTGGATTTAAAAATACATTAAAAAATGTATGGATTATTGGAAACTACTATTGGCAATGTAATTCTGTCGGAATTGTATTTAAACCATACAAGCATATTATCATGGAAGGAGAACCTTATTGTGTTTCAAGCTGGTTAATTCTCTTTCTTGCCAAATTATCTGGTAAAAAAACATACACATGGACTCATGGATGGTATGGAAGAGAGTCAGTCATTAAGAAGTTGATAAAAAAAATATTCTTTAGTATGGCTCATCATATTCTTCTTTATGGTGACTATGCAAAAGAGCTAATGCTCAAGGAAGGTTTTGATACCGAAAAGTTAACGTGTATCTATAATTCGCTAGACTATGACAATCAATTGGCTATCAGAGAAAAGCTGAAACCTTCGACTATATACAGCGACTATTTCAAAAACGGAAATAAGAATCTAATGTTTGTTGGAAGATTAACTCAGTCCAAAAGATTTGATCTGCTACTTCAAGCTCTGTCAAAACTTAAAAGTCAATCTTATAATTTTAACCTTACATTGATAGGTAATGGAGAGGCAAAAGAAAAATTAATGATTCTAACCAAAAAACTTGGATTGGAAAATAATGTTTGGTTCTACGGTGCCTGCTATGATGATCAGGAACTTTCGGCTTTGATTTACAATGCAGACATTTGTGTTTCACCTGGTAATATAGGGCTTACCGCAATGCATGCAATGGTTTATGGAACACCTGTAATAACTCACGACAACTATAAATACCAGGGTCCTGAATTTGAAGCCGTTAGAGATGGCATAACTGGGACCTTTTTTGAATACGGAAATAGTGATTCTCTGGCTGAAAGTATAATTAGATGGTTTAAAAAATCTACAGACCGAGATGCAATAAGGAAGAATTGTTATAACATAATTGACACAAGATACAATCCACACTGTCAGGTTTCTCACCTAAAAAAAATTATAAATGAATAA
- a CDS encoding polysaccharide deacetylase family protein, translated as MNKEFGMGLRSNLRMILRNLSLDIMSLSVKPAVGIHILNGHTICRNGEPNEETFRSQLKKLQKMSTFIRAEDAVRMICERKKTNDILIAFTFDDGFDECAKIIAPTLEEFNTNGLFFINPNFVEGDNEYIRNFTDNIVLTPGKKPMRWDDIIKIQKAGHIIGAHTMDHYMINGNNILELESQIGNCKGIIESKLGIPCEYFAFPYGRLEHASPKSIDIASKYYKYIFSQSDYKNYFSYNGRVINRRHFEPYWPVRHVKYFISHTKKY; from the coding sequence ATGAATAAAGAATTTGGAATGGGATTAAGATCCAACCTACGAATGATTTTACGGAATTTATCACTTGACATAATGAGTTTATCCGTAAAACCCGCAGTAGGAATTCACATTCTCAACGGTCATACTATTTGTCGGAACGGAGAACCGAATGAAGAAACATTTCGCTCTCAGCTCAAAAAGTTACAAAAGATGAGTACTTTTATAAGAGCAGAAGATGCTGTAAGAATGATTTGTGAACGAAAAAAAACAAATGATATCCTTATTGCTTTTACCTTTGATGATGGGTTTGATGAATGTGCTAAAATCATAGCTCCTACACTAGAAGAATTTAACACGAATGGTTTATTTTTTATAAATCCGAACTTTGTCGAAGGAGATAATGAATACATAAGGAATTTTACTGACAATATTGTTTTGACACCAGGCAAAAAGCCTATGAGGTGGGATGATATTATAAAAATTCAAAAAGCAGGACATATTATTGGAGCTCATACAATGGACCATTACATGATTAACGGAAATAACATCTTAGAACTAGAAAGCCAAATTGGGAATTGTAAAGGTATTATTGAAAGCAAGCTAGGAATTCCTTGTGAATACTTTGCCTTCCCTTATGGAAGACTGGAACATGCTAGTCCAAAATCAATTGATATAGCCTCAAAATACTACAAATATATATTTAGTCAGTCCGATTATAAAAACTATTTCTCATATAATGGGCGCGTCATTAACAGACGACATTTTGAGCCATACTGGCCGGTACGACATGTAAAATATTTTATCAGTCATACAAAAAAGTATTAA